Below is a window of Salvelinus sp. IW2-2015 linkage group LG11, ASM291031v2, whole genome shotgun sequence DNA.
TTTCAAAGGCTGTGGCCTTTAGGCGGTGTGAGGCATGTGCTGAATCATAATTCTCCGTTAGATCTGATACGTGTGGGGTCTCATGTTAATAGAGAATGTTGGTTTCTATTAAAAGGTTTGGCATGGAGATAAAGAGTGCTGTAAACATGTTGTTGCAAGTTAGCAGAGKGGAATAAGACAKWGAACAATGGAGGTGCAGCAGAGGATTCAGCAGTTCAAGTGTGTGAAGAACAGAACTACGTCTATACCCTTCAACTGCAGTGTAACAATACTCTCCAATCCAAATATATAGCTAATTATAAACCGagtagtttgggtcctggatgcagattggctgaaacagcattccagccgtgtgtatatcagacaataaACCATGGGTATGATGCAAAACTACTTGTTTACTGAACAGAAATAGGCCTATACCCTTCAACTGCAGTCTAACAATAATCTTCAATCCAATTGGAACATTTCTTTCCTAATCTGACTGTTGGTTTTATCTTACTGTTTGTTCCAAATTGGAAAATAttctatacactcttagaaaaaaaggttctaaaagggttctttggctgtccccataagagaaccatttgaagaaccctttttggttgcaggtagaacccttttggttccatgtaggaccctttccacagaggattctGCGTGGAAACAAAAAGGGGGGACAGACAAAAAACCTTTTTGGAAGCCTTTTTTATAAGAGTGTGCAAGTTGTTGCCAATGATTAACTGATTAGCAGATTAAGCAGATCAACTATCCATTTGATGAGAGTCACAATTCATAAACTATAATGACCCATAAATCTAGATATGTCCAATTAGTTCTGAATTGTGTGTGTATTAGGACTATGCTGTGCTGTCCCTaatgctacactcttagaaaaaagggttccaagagggttcttcggctgtccccattggagaaccctttttggtttcaggtagaaccatttttgatTCCWGGTAGAACTCTGTTGGGTCCCATGTTGAACTCTCCTYCCTTGATTTACCTTTTGCCTGCCCYTTGTACtgtaataaactctgagactcgtactatccgcctcctgtgtctgcatcatgggtcttagcctgagccgtgATAGTATGAAATGGCGATGACTAACCCAgtagactcggaccagctccgcaactcTGTCTCCTCCCAAgcagccaccattggaagacacaagaAGTTACTGCAAAGCCTTATGGAGGGACTCCATACCCAGGCAGAACGCCATGACCATGCATTCAATACATTGCTGGATCAATTCCGCYGATTCCCTACTAGGCAMCAAGCCACAACAGTAACCCAGCCATCAGCGGCGCTTCTTCCTAGCCTACCCCGGTGTCCCGAGAACCTCGCTTACCTCATCCGGAGTGCTACGCTGGATATTCTGGAACCTGCCGggcttttctctcccagtgctccttcATCTTRGACCTGCAGCCTTCTTCGTGCCCCTCGGACCGCTCMAAGATAGCGTACCTCATTACGCTGATGTCCGGAAGGGCACTCGCTGGTGGTGTGGGAGCAATAGTCCACCGTTTGTCTCAGTCTGGAGGACGTAGTTGTGGAGGTACGAAATGTGTTTGATTCTTCGTTGTCCGMGAGAGAGGCTGCTCGTAAGCTGCTCCAACTACGTCAAGACTcctgtagtgtggcagactacaWAGTGGATTTTTGCACGTTGgtggctgagagtgcctggaacccggaagcctTTTTCTACACGTTCCTTCACGGATTATCGGAGGTTAAAGACAAGCTTGCAGCCCGGGWGCTTCCAATGGCCCTCGACTCCCTCATCACCTTGACCTTACGGATGTGCGGCTACGGGAAtgttggagggagaggaggtctgttCCCAGTCACACTCGCTCGTCCACTGCTCCCACCTCGTGGCTGCACTCATCTGGGGTATAGAGAGCCAGTTCCTTATGGGGGAGGTCTGGCTAACCGGATGTTGGTCCCGGACTCTGCCAATTccccggtcctggaatgggcaCATTCCTCGAGACTGACCTGCCATCCAGGCTCCCGTTGGACACTGGCTTTCATCCAACGCTTTTGGTGCCTTCCATGGTTCCTGATGTCTCCGCATTCGTCTCAGCCTGCACTGTGTGCGCACAAAATAAGACTCCACGACAGCTCTGGCTGGCcttcttcaaccactccctgttcctcacggcccctggtcccatatatccctagACATTGTTACTGGTTTTCCTccgtcagatggcaacaccacaATCCTGAcggtggtggataggttttctAAAGCCGCCCATTTTATTCTCCTTCCAAAGTTAACCTCAGCCTAGGAGACGGCTCAGTTCATGGTGTAGCAAGTCTTCTGGATCCATCGACTTCCGgtcgacatggtctccgatcgtgGTCATAAGTTctcgtcccagttctggaaggcgttctgcaccctcattgggtcgtcggacAGCCTGTCCTTTGGTTTTCACCCCCAAACtaatggccagtcggagcgagccaatcaggacctggagacggtTCTTCGTTGctgtttcctgtgctctagtttttgttTCTTCCTAGTRttcccagttctgacctttctgcctgtcctgaKCCTGATCCTGCCTGCCATcatgtacctgcctgactctgatttggattacgactctCTGCCTGCCTTGTcttaccttttgcctgccccttgtactatAATAAAGTGAAACTCGTAGTATCCATCTCATGTGTCTGCATCTGCGTCTTAGCCTGAGCCTTGataggttctcctatggggacaYCCgaagaactcttttaggttctaCATAGCACCTAATAGTGTATCTGGTGACCTAACRAGGAAGATAGTGGCCCTGCAGTAACTCAGGTCAGAGGTGTTGACCCATGCTATTTTGTTCTTTGAATTTGTAAAGTGATGTCAGACTTTGCTCTGGGGTAAGATGTTAAGATGTTCCTGTTCGAATGcttttctgtgtgttgtgtgtgtgcgcgcaacgTGCACTTAGAGGTCAACATAACATAGTACGTGTACATTTCTGTGGGAGGGTGTGCATGCTTTTGTACATTCGTGCATGTAGGGGGGCATAAACTTAATCCTTCCCTTTCCCCGCCAAACCTGACATTCATCCCTATTTGGGAGCATCTAGGGTTGTCCAGTCCCAGTCTATGTAAAAATAGACTGAAGTGAAGCCTACGGAGAACACTTGTTTACTCATTGTATGTGATGCAGGCTACCATCTGTTAGCGGGTATCTGCCCACCCATTGTAGACACAGCCAGAGAGGGCCATGTGATCCTCAACAGGGTTTAAAAGCTTATGGTTCCAACAGAGACTGGTATACAATACAATCCCACATTGTCCCCCCATCTCAAGCCCACACTGCACTACTCTGGGTAAGTCTGCATGTTGTGTGTTTACATACAGAATCAATTTCTATGCGGAAACAGTTTAACTCTTTGGCTCTATTGCTTATAGATGGTACACTATGTAAAATAATATGAATTACTATACATTTTATAGATCACAAGGAATATTTGCTTTGATTTTTCTATGCTACTCCACACACATTTACGCAGGTAAATTCTAAAGATGTCAGACACAGAAGAGGTTGAATATGAGTAAGTAAATGACCAGTTCATCAATCGAATCGTCTGTATTCTGTCTACCGGTTGTGATTTATTTGTTGATCAATGCTTGTGAGTGATTCCYTAATGGAATTGGATCATAACACAATTATTTTGATGTGTTATTCTTTCAGGGAGAAAGAACGTAAGTCATTGCATCAATTCAAATATTATCTTGGGGGAAAACAACATATCGAAATGCCGATAAACATACTTTGAGTTAAGACATACTTTATGCAGTAAGGGCTCAGGTGCAGCTACAGGTATGTCAACGTTTCATCATGGGGGATAGTGAAAATCGTTTAgaattttattttatccattgcCAATACACAGTATATGATTTTTACAGAACGCTTAAGAATAATCTAGGCACTATTTGCTGATATGATTGTCTAAATACAGTTTAgtgtaaaatatactttataCTGATTTATTATTGTTTGTTTACATAGTTCTCCATGCTGCTGTTGTGTTCATGTACTGCTTTCACATGTGGCTGGTACTGTACCTAATGATCTTCCTTCTCTGTGCATGTGgtcagaaggagaggaggatattGTTGGTATGTATTACAAACAATATCTTACAGAACCAGTGAATTTAGTAGGCTGTttactataaaaaaaacaataatgtaATACCATTATTTTGAGTGTAAAATGACATTATTGAATTGTCTGAATTAAAACTTTGAAGCAATTATTAGTTCTGCCACTTTGTTACCCTTTTTACACACCACAGCTTCCTCTACAGCTTGAGTCACCAAAAAAGCAGAGTCCACTATGCCCCTGGCATCTCCACTAGAGTGCATAAATTAGTCATGGGACTACTGTATAGCTACCGCTGTGGTATAAGCTTCTGCGCCATACAGACAACTTTTGTCTTTGGCCCTCAGGTCGACCATCCTAACCCCACTTCCCTTCCTTGCCGCTGTCTCTGCCTGCCCCCTAAGCACGTTCCCTGGGGAATTGTTTTCTTATGATTTTTTACATGAAAGGTATGCTGGTGCCTGGGTACCCGTCAcctatctctatttctgtcccGTCTTGTCGCCATGCTGTTGGGCTTCGGCGCGGCTGTCCCATGTCTCATCCTCATGTGGCGTTAGAGTTGGTGTTATAGTGTTATGTGGGTCAGGTAGTCCAGAATAGGGAACCCTAGGGGAAAGATGCACAATGCCACTCTCGGCCAAGATAGAACTCCTGGCGATGTGGTTCGTGTTTCCCTCTAAGCGGAACAACAGAGTCAGTGTTACCGACTGCTGTSCTCTGACTGGCACTCGGACTGAGGAATGAATGGTGACCTTTGATATTCAGGCATGAAATGCACCGACTGCCACAATGAGAGAGCTTTTAGAGAGCTGTATCACTCTACCTGGAGTGCTGCTCACCATGAGGACACCAATCCTTATGAGGGAATAAAAGGCAGCTGTGCTGTTACACTCAGTCAATTCACAGTGTGAGGAAAAAGGGTTGACAAACTGGCAGAAATAATTACTTTGATTAAAAGAAAAATAGAATGCTGTCTTTAATTACTACTTTGCCTTTCTAGTTAGTGCGTTGCTTATATTCCTACTCTGTATGCCCATGTCTTGGCTTGAGAATGACTGCTCTGCTCTCACAATATGCGTTGGCTTTGCAACAGAcgaagtggaggaggaggttgctgaggagaaggaggaggtagaATGTAGTGCTGCTTGTGCTCATGcatgcaagctagctagcctagtAACACCGACAGTAACAACTATAcaaactgtatacacacacacatttttcacctGTGTGTAATGATCCTGAAAGCATGGCTGTTTCAGTGAAATGCAATTATGTATATTCTCAAGCTGGAATAGGATAGTAGGGTTCAAAGCTCTACATGGCTCTTGATATCAGGGCWcccgagtggcgcagcggtctaaggctgcatctcagtgcaagaggcgtcactacagtccctggtttgaatccaggctgtatcacatccggcccgtgattgggagtcccatagggcggtgctcaattggcccagcatcgtccgggtaggccgtcattgtaaataagaaattgttcctaactgacttgcctagttaaataaaggttacatatttttttaaataatgaggTCAGGTTAAATTAAAGATAACAAGGTGAGCACTTTGCTCTATTTAATATTAAATCCAAAACtttatttagaaaatggaagctgtagtatttgttttttgaaaaaccaCATTCTTGGTGGAAAAAAGAATCACTGCTTGACATGCGTAACGGGGGCATGTGTTAGAAAGGCCTGTATGGATGAGGTACAACACAGCCAGCAGAGGAGAGATGTGAGCAGGGGCTGGAGTGGGGAGGGGTGATCAAGCAGGTCACAGACCTTTTTCTAATCTGGTTTAGCACCGCTGTCCCCCTGGGCTTCCATGGGTCTTATCATGGCTCTATTTCAGTCTCTGCTCTCGGCACCTTTTCACATCTGTCATAGTTGACATTGTATTGACCCTGGCTTCTTTTACCAGACGCCGAGGGGGAGCAGGAGGAAGGAGGTAGGTAAAGGCTTATCAATCAATACCTGGTTATGAAagaatgtgtgaaagttacatttgTGTGTGAAAGTTAAACATTGACCAGTTTTGCAATGTTCTGTCAAGTACATTTAAATATGTCATTAACTGAGTTCTCCTTTTTCCCCACTCGGGAAGAAGGTTGGGAAAAACCTAAACCAAAGTAAGATTCAAAATTAATCTGGATAATCTGAACTCAGTTTAGGAAATATTTCACATCCAAGAGAAAACTTGTCTTTTGTATCATCCTCAGACCAGCCTTCATGCCTCAGACCAGCATGGTGCCTCCCAAAATCCCAGATGGAGAGAAAGTGGACTTTGATGTCAGTTTGCCTCACTGTAGCTACACAAGTATACTGAATATAAATAAGGACCTATACTGACCTGGAGTTGGATCAAGTTGCCCCTAACCACTGACAGATATTTTGTCATCATTTAATGGTTAAGATTAGGATGGAGTTGTAGGGgttatctgatcctagatctgtggttaaatTCAACTTCTACCTCGAGCAACTAACCATGTCCTCCCTGCATGTTTTCTCACCCTGTCCTCTGACCTCTCATCCTTGAACCTGTCCTGCCTGTAGGATATCCACCGCAAGCGTATGGAGAAGGACCTGACTGAGCTGCAGACGCTTATCGAGGCCCATTTTGAGAGTCgcaagaaggaagaagaggagctcATCAACCTCACTGATCGTATTGTGAGATACTGTTACATCATTCTGCATTCAGATAGCCTACAGTTACATCATTCTGTGTTCAGATAGCCTACTACTCACTCTGTCATTGCCTCACATACAGTTCTAGTCAAATACTTTTGGTTATGATACATGGGTACATAAATAGGGATAtctgcagtggtgggaaaagtacccaattgtcatacttaagtcaaatgaaagataccttaatagaaaatgactcaagtaaaagtgaaagtcacccagtaaaaaacgaattgagaaaaagtctaaaagtatttggttttaaatatacttaagtatcaaaagtaaatgtaattgctaaaatgtacttaagtatcaaaagtaaaagtacaagtataaatcatttaatattccttatattaagcaaagcagacggccaCATGTTCTAGTTTTTaattatttatggatagccaggggcacgctccaactctcagacataatttacaaatgaagcatttgtttaGTGAGCCCCCCAYatcagaggcagtagggatgcccggggatgttctcttgataagtgtgtgaattagacccttttcctgtcctgctaagcattcaaaatgtatcaagTACTTGTATGGAGtataaagtacataattttctttaggattatagtgaagtaaaagtaaaagtagtcaaaatatTAATAGTACccctaaaaaaattttttttaaataaatattaatagtaaagtacagataccccaaaaaacgacataagtagtactttaaagtatttttacttaagtactttacaccactggatatcWGTGCGATGGGGTTATAACTAATCTAATACTATCCCCTCTGTATCTCAGGAGAAGCGCAGGTCTGAGAGAGCAGAGCAAGTGAGGATCCGAACGGAGAAAGAAAAGGAGCGTCAAAACAGAATAAACGTGAGTATCCCCATTGCAACACAAGGATCGGCAGTGGACAGCGTGAACACTGCACATTAGTAGAAAAGTAGGACAACTGTGGCAATGTTGCGTTTTTCTCTCATCTCCAGGAGGAAAAGgcaagaaaggaggaagaggaatttAAGAAGAAAGCAGAGGATGACGCCAAGAAAAAAAAGGTCCTCACCAACTTGCAGTTCAGCGGGTACAAGGTGARAGAAATCATCCAAAAACACCCTCACAACACCAGACTTTCTGAATTGTTACCAGAGTCTAATTTATAGCTAATATCTGTACATCTCGTTATACTGTAACTACAGACAGAAAAGAAAGGTGGGCCAAAAAagaaaacagagcgagagaagaagagagcYATCTTAAGTGAACGGCATAATGAGCTGAATATTGACCATCTCAAAGAGGACAAACTGAGGTATGGTTGAGAAAAAACTTTACACTGGCATGTAGtgataatatacagtatgaaAGGGGTATTATCCAATAATTAATAATGTTATAATCTCTCCCGAACGAGATGAATGACTACTCTCTCACTGTGCTACAGATATTCGGTTAACCGCTGAGCAGCATTTATAGGATTGTCCTAATTTCCGCTATTTTCGATGATTTCCACTCTCTCCCTCGTGTAGAGAGAAGGCTACTGAACTGTGGAAGTGGATACATCAACTTGAGGCAGAGAAATTTGATCTCCAGTACAAACACTCGCGGCAGAAATATGATGTAAGATTATGCCACTTCCTTTTCATTCCAGACTTTAGCATCaaactgaaatgaaaaaaatgatatGTGCATATGATTCACATGAAAGTGAAAgtataagcatgttttttttaaacatttttaataaaCACCAGCCTTGCTAACTCCTGCGACATGAGTAGGGATTGATATACTACTTCGTATAAATTAACATGCACAACACCACAAAACCTCAACCTAGAGTTCATTCAAGATCTGGTAACTATATCTCAATGGACTTGACAGGGAGGAATAGAAAAGTCAACTGGCTGTGATCCAAGAGAAGTATAAAGACATATGTTAGATGTTGATTAAAGatgtgatttattaggatccccattagccgacgccaatggcgacagctagtcttactggggtccgacacataacgaaaaagacggtacagacaacaacataaagactttacaattgacatacatttcaaaacatgaacatgtagtgtgtgtgtagatggttgtaTTTACTGTCAAAACTCTCATTTATATAGGTCACCGTACT
It encodes the following:
- the tnnt2b gene encoding troponin T, cardiac muscle isoforms isoform X3, which codes for MPQTSMVPPKIPDGEKVDFDDIHRKRMEKDLTELQTLIEAHFESRKKEEEELINLTDRIEKRRSERAEQVRIRTEKEKERQNRINEEKARKEEEEFKKKAEDDAKKKKVLTNLQFSGYKTEKKGGPKKKTEREKKRAILSERHNELNIDHLKEDKLREKATELWKWIHQLEAEKFDLQYKHSRQKYDVTVLRNRVSDHQKVTKGTRSKRGLRK
- the tnnt2b gene encoding troponin T, cardiac muscle isoforms isoform X2, whose protein sequence is MWSEGEEDIVDAEGEQEEGGWEKPKPKPAFMPQTSMVPPKIPDGEKVDFDDIHRKRMEKDLTELQTLIEAHFESRKKEEEELINLTDRIEKRRSERAEQVRIRTEKEKERQNRINEEKARKEEEEFKKKAEDDAKKKKVLTNLQFSGYKTEKKGGPKKKTEREKKRAILSERHNELNIDHLKEDKLREKATELWKWIHQLEAEKFDLQYKHSRQKYDVTVLRNRVSDHQKVTKGTRSKRGLRK
- the tnnt2b gene encoding troponin T, cardiac muscle isoforms isoform X1, with protein sequence MWSEGEEDIVDAEGEQEEGEGWEKPKPKPAFMPQTSMVPPKIPDGEKVDFDDIHRKRMEKDLTELQTLIEAHFESRKKEEEELINLTDRIEKRRSERAEQVRIRTEKEKERQNRINEEKARKEEEEFKKKAEDDAKKKKVLTNLQFSGYKTEKKGGPKKKTEREKKRAILSERHNELNIDHLKEDKLREKATELWKWIHQLEAEKFDLQYKHSRQKYDVTVLRNRVSDHQKVTKGTRSKRGLRK